The Muntiacus reevesi chromosome 15, mMunRee1.1, whole genome shotgun sequence region AGAGCGCGGTGGCTGGCTCTGTCTTAAAGGGCACCCTCTGACTTAAGAGGGCAGCCTCCATCGAGTGCCTCTGCTAAGTTCCACCtcggctgcctgcctgcctgccttctaAAGGTGCACCTGGCCACACCAGATGTCCCACAACAAGGTCCCTGGCATGGTCTGTGGTTGGCTCTGGCTTTCACTGAGAGTGGCCCCTGATTTCTTTGGAAAAGCAGTCTTTCCTACAGAAAAGGAGTCTTTTCACAATGGGCAATAGTGACACCTCTGGACAGCACATTAACTATATCCCCCCTTTGCTCGATGTTTTATGTCAGATGCGGTACCCACTGGTCAGGCATCAGCCAACCACCCTCCAGGCTGTGCCCGTGGGCTGCCAAGCCTAGAGAAGTCCACAAGGAGCCTGCAGGATGGAGACCAACAGCCTGGACAGTAGACAGTCCTCCCGGGGGCGGGTCAGATCCCACTCAACCTGttctaaccactggcccacctgcTCCCTCCCTGGTGCTGGCTCCAGTCTGGGAAGGGGGTGGGTAGTGATGGCCATTCCCCCAACCGCTCCCACCCCCGAACCAGCATTCTGTTTACTGCTCTGTAAACATCTTGGGGCCTCCTGCTTGTTTTGAACAAACAGCTCCGTCTCCATGAAAGCCACTGATGAAAGACTCAAAGCATTTGCATCTCATCACTCTTGCCTCTCAGAGCACCCACATCATTTTAAACAATGATCTCTTAAAAAAATCCCTGCAAAGACAGAATCATTCAAAAGGGGACTCACTGCTGTAATGAACACAAATGTAATTCTGGTTTGCTCATTTGTAAGTCATCACTTGCTGTGGACATGTGTAGGAAGACACAGGACCAGGGTCTCCAGGAGACCCAGATGCCACCCAAGCCATTGCTCACTCACTAGCTGGTTGACCCTGGGGGAGTCGCttgtctctgcttcctctgcaaaatggggaaaGATCTGTGCCCTGTTCTCTCACCCAACCATGATCCAGAGTAACAGCCTACAAGGGAGTGTGGAACAGAGGGAGCACCCAAGTTCCGGGTCTTGGGTAGACACTCACCCTCTTTCCAGGCCTGATCACGCTGTTCTGGTCTCTCACTCGGGTGGTTTTCTTTTCCCTGGGCACTAGGAAGATTTCAcctcccctcctcaccctccaCTGGACCACATACCCAGTGGTTCTTTACTTGAAacgaaaattatttttaaggatcATTATGGCTGAAGGCTTCTAAATTTTACTTCGCTTGTTTTAGTCCCGggttttacagatgcagaaagaaaaaaagaaagcgcATCAGGATTTAGGCAGCCAGTCTTGGAAATGTCAAATCAGGAGACACCACTCAGAACAAAGATGCAGCCCTGGCTATAAACCCTCCAGCAGCACAACGTGGCCAAGGTGCCTgcaggggtaggggtgggggtggcgttTATGCCCTGCCTGCGTTTGGCTTAAGATCGAAACAACCGAAGGGTGTGAGTGCTTAGAGGGGAGCTGGACTTCCTAATAAACAAGGGCCCGGTTAACTGACTCACAGGGAACTGCAACAAATTCGGTGGGTCATTATCATGACATCCAGAGGCTGTTGGATAGGGCCAGGCTCTCGACAGACTGCCGAGGTTGTCCTGAgcctgttttttccttttaaagaaagcaaatgaagaaCCATTAAGATTTTCAGAGAAAAGCAGAAGGAACTGAGAGTCCACGGTTTCTGCCCCTGCTGAGCCCACGtcagcttccccgtgaggggcaCCCCTCCTGGGCTGCATGGTGTAGAGCCAGCTGGGCCCACCCCATGGGGGCTCGCAACTCCTCACCTAGACCTGCCAGCACTCACCCAGCTCTTTAGCCGTTGGCAAACAGGGGTCAGGGGTCTCAACCACACAGGGATAAAAGCAGCCCACCATGCTCAGGGCCCTGCTGCTCTGGAacatgctggtggctcagacaattcTGTCCTCTAATGAATACGTCCCCTGAGTATATTCAGGGCAGTCAGGACGGCTCCTTCTAGATGAATAAACCGCCTCACAGACAGGGGTGGTGGGCGTCAGATGACCCAAGCTGAGGTTTCGGAATCCTGGTGTCCGCTGCTCCTGGACAGCAAACTTGCCCCACCTTCTGACAGGTGGATTCGCTTGACCTGAGAAGAACACCCTTTAGTCTGATGCTGGGCCACGGGGCTGACCCAGGACCAGTCTAGCTCTCCAGGTCACCATTGTCCTGAGAGCTGTCTGGAGCACCAGGGAGGGGGGTGGCCAGCAGCCCCACCGCCCATCAGGAGGGCTGCCTCCGGCCCAGTGGACCTCACCAAAGCCGCCCACTCTGCTTGTAGGTCTCCCCGGCATGGCCCAGTGCTCCAGACCACCAGCCTCCCATCTTTCCCCATCCCAAACCAGACCTCCTCGCTCTGGGAGATGTCTCAGCGACACAAAGAACAGTAGGACGTGGGCAGTCTTATCCTTGTGTCCCCTGCCCACATCCTCAGGCTATTGTATTGCTTATCTACATTCAGCAGGGATAAATTCTAACATGTGAGAAAACCTTTCTAGAGGGAGAAGTTCTCACAGCGGTTCTCAAAGCAGGTATGGAGGCACCAAGCCCTCCCCCTCCATCAAAGGCATTTAGAAATGCCTACAGTCAGGCAAGTTCAGACAATTGTGTCATGCACAGGGCAAATGAGATGCCCACTTACTTGCTCCACTAAGAAACTCGGTGAGAGAGGAGAGGCTTACGGCTCTGGTCCCTTCCTTCCCAGGAACAGATGGACGCAGGAAGCAGACTTTGGCAGAACTCCTCTAAGGCCGAGGTTTGGTCACTTAGAGCCCACTCTCCCTCATGGGCCTGTGTGATCCCAtgtgatttctttttcaattatgtaaACCCAACAGAGGATCCTATCCTAAATCCCAAGCCCTGGGCAGCCCCTCTACCAGGGACAGTCGGCAGTCCTGGAATCCCCAGACCTCACGCTTGGAGAGGAAGAGTGGTTGCAGTGTTAGAGgtgccccccacccctaccccgacAGAGAACCAGGATGGGCCCCTGTGGGGTTGGGGGTTGGGGCTCAGACCACTTCCTGCTGCTTCCACCGCCACCTTCCCAGCCCCAGGGCCAGCTGAGCCAATCCACGAGTCTGCTCACAAAGTCACATTCATGGCTGATAAAGAATGACCCAGTGCACCAGGACGGGAGACTTTCCAACAGGGGCTTTGGCAGGAGGGGGGTGGGCGTTGATTAAAACACTAAATTCTGTGTATACGTttaattgaacaaatatttattaagcacctactttgTGCTAGGCACCCTCACTGTGTGCTGTCCCCACAGCACAGTATCCTGTTCAGAAATTAAAACCAAGAAAAGGAACGTTGTTGCAACCTTATAAACTGGAGGGCCTGTGGAAGTGGGCTGAGTGGATGTAGGTGATTCCCCAGTCAGGAAACACCCCCACGAGACACTTGTCTCCTCTCAGGACAAGTATCTACTAAGTCATTGTTTGAAAGCATCTCTATATATTAGCTGAGAGGGAAGTTACTATAGCCACTAGAGCCTGGTGGACACTCGAATACTCCGAACTctactcaaaacaaaacaaaacaaaaaggaggtGGAAAAACTATTCCTATTTGGAttagaaaatactattttttttttccagttcataTGGTTGCAACAGCCCTTAAAGAAGATATAAACATCCCTGCCCTAACTGCGTAAACGTTTAAGGTAGACCTAGTTCTGGATTCCTGAGTCAGAATCGTCCAGTCATCCACGACCTCGCGAGGCCAGAGAAGAAGCGAGGGGGGATTTCTATtctggagaggagagggtggacGGCACCCCTGGTTTGGAAACACGACAGACCGCGCCTGCATTGACAGAAGCCACGCGAACGGGAGGATGTCCTAGCACTACTGCGGGTCACACACGCCCTGGGGACTCACGCGGGACCTAGTTGTCGGCACCCAGCTTGGAGAGGCCCCGGCGGAAGTCGTGGAGGTCGTCAATCTTGCCGTCCAGCACCTCCAAGAAGCTCTTCAGCTCCACCTTCAGGTGGCGCTGTCGGTACTTGCTCTCCTCGATGTCCGTCTTCAGGGACTGCACTTTGTCCTCCAGGTTCTGGTTGTCTCTCTCTGCCGCCTGCAGCGGAAGGAGAGAGGACGGACTGCTGATACAGTGGAGGAgagtcctgccaatgcaggggacgcaggttcgatcccaggtctgggaagatcccacaggcctccgAGCAACTGAGCCTTTGCTCTaaagcccgggagctgcaactagtgaagcccacatgctccgcagcaagagaagccactgcagtgaggggCCCACGAACCACAACAAAGTGTAGCCCCTGCTCGCGACAGCTAgagaaagacccagcacaataatgaagacccagcgcagccaaaaacaaacacataattttttttttaaaaaagaggagacAGGAAGAAGGGTCTGGGAACAAAGCAGGAGGAGCCCACTGAGACCTGtgacagtcagtcagtcagtccccGCGGGTGGGCCTGCCTCTCTGGAGGTGTCAAGTGCCCTCCCCAACCCTGGACATCAGGTGTGTGCCCCTCCTTCCTGCTGTTTGCCAGCAGAGATCTCATCTTAAAACGATGCCCACAGAGAACGCAGAACTCGGAATTCTGCCCAAAGCAGCCTGGTGCCAAGCGATGCTTTTATAAAGTGCCTGGCAGAGGAAATCTGACATCCCAGCCCATGGACTTTTCAGCCCCAGGCCCAGGGTTGTCGGCAGGGCCCCCTTTGGGGTCCATTCTGGGGGAGAAACAGCATGAATGGGAGAGTGACTTGTCTCCACTGAGAAGGCGAGGCCTCCTTGGCCCCAGGCCAGCCGCTGGCTGTCTGTGAGGGAGGACTGGCCGTGCCAGACGCAGGGATGGTGGGTCTGTGCGCCGTCTGTCCTGTGGTGTTGCCATGGAGACATTCAAGCTTCCAATGGCGGGACTGCTGTGAGTCCTTACGTGAGCATTCTTCATAGCAAACAAGAGCTTCCATCTTGTGGGGATAAAACGAGGCCTTCTAAATATGTGTTATAGGAACCAGTTACTAATACTGAGGCTGTGTACCTGAACAAAGTGCTCTGGAAGTGAAGAGACCCTCGGAGGTGAGAGAGGACCTGAAAACACTCCTTCTGTGGACCAGAAATTGAGGCCAGGAAGGGGCatgcctgcccaaggtcacatccaAGGTCACTGGCTGGGGCAGTGGAACAGTCCCTGGTCTGAGGCTCTCCCTTAGCCCTCCCTCTGTCCCCTGCTCCCTCCTCGCCCTTCTGCGGGTCTGCAGGGACTTCTGCTGGCAGGAAACAGCCACCTGCACTACAGTTTCGCACACGACACCTTTGTGTTAAGTGGAAAACCCGGGGGCAGAGCAGGCATCCAGCAAGCAGTTACGCTGACTGTTTAGGAATCTGAAGTCACTCTTCTTCACCAAGCGAGGTGAGAATGGGAGAGGCCTCCGAGAAACGGGTAACATGACGGATGCCTTCGCGCCTGAGTCAAAGTGCATGTGCTCCCTGCTCTTACCTCTAACTTCTCAGAGACGTATTCACACTCTGACATGAGCTGAGGTATGATTTCACTTTGTTTTCGGAGGTCTGTCAACTCCTACAGGAGACAGAAGTTTGAAGAAGCATGTGAGAGCATGTCAGATAAAATGTATTCTTGAAAATCCCTAAACGTGTATGCACAGTCATGGAAGTGGCTTTTGGAACCTGTGCTGTCCATGTAAATAATGGTGATGATGTTATACCTAAAACACATCAGGTAATTCTAGAGGCTGAGTATGTCCCGTGAATTAAAGcatgaagcctgcatgccaccaTGAAAAGAGAAGTTTGATTCCTGTTTttgtagggaaactgaggctgagagaagaCTGGTAACTTGCCCACAGTCTCCAGCCTCTGTGGACAGTGAGTCCCCTCCATACGAAACTTCGAGCTGCAAACTTACAAAGATGAGAATGTTCATTCGCCTGTCCAGTTGCATACATTAGTTCATGTGCCTGGTGTACATTGTCACATGCAAGCATCCTCTACACATGGTTGagcttttgtgtactttactaCACAGGACTGTACGGAGGACAGTAGTATATAATCTTTTTCAAgtccaggatgtccagaagcaagtgtaaaagcagtGGTGAGGTAGCTGacactactgtacttttcaaggtactaaaCTGCAAGattaaagatgttttattttttgggtttgccttttatgtattatttgtgtgaaaagtatgaTAAACCTATTACAGCACAGTACTACGTagccgattgtgttagttgggtaccaaggctaactttgttggacttaggaaCAAACTGGACTTTTGAACAGGCTCTCGGAATGAGACTCGTTCGGACAGAGGGGAGTCACTGTACTTAGCTGTCCTGTCCCCCAGGAGATAAATGACGGTGTGACTGGGGGTTCTTGCTGTGTTAATTTGACAGCAGAACTCAACTTCTGATGAGGGACCATCTATGAAAGTTTTCAAGAGCATTTGAAAATGTCCAACTCCTCTGGGATCTGAGAGCCTGACTCTATGTAATAAACACAAGGAGGCTGCACAGGGTAATGGTCAGGCCTTTGCTCTGGGCTCTTTGTGCCTTGGTGTGGCTCCTGGCTCTGTCTCTGTGCTGCTGTCTGGGCAGCTGCCAGGGCTGATCACATGTCCCACAGCCACGTGCCGTGTCCCTGGGTGATCACCCGCCGAGGCCCAGGGGACATGAGCAGCACGGCTCGGAGCTCTGCCACTCACCGTCTCCTTTTCTCGGAGTTCTGATTCTAGCTCCTCAATCCTTCTCTTCAACTGGGtattcttctccttctctctgttGATCTCGCTGCACTGCTCTTCCAGCTCGTCaatctttaataataaatatcaCATGTTAAAGCAGGGGTGCCAGTTtactttgggcttctctggtggctcagatggtagagaatccgcctgcaatgcaggagacctggatttgatctctgggttgggaagatcctccggagaagggaatggctaccaactccagtattcttgcctggagaattccaaggacagagaagcctggcaggctgcagtccatggggttaactTTAATCATTAAACAAGGGATTGCCACagctcttttaaaataaaccCTAAATTAACCCACTTACAAATGTTTCCTTGTGGCTACAAATGAACTCTATGGGGCTGCCCCAGGCTCCTTGTGGCTACAAATGAACTCTATGGGGCTGCCCCAGGCTATTTGCTCATACTGGCATAGGGCGCCTCACTTAATACCAGTGAAGCCATGGAAGTCACACAACCTGGCTTCAGGATGCTCCAGGATTCTGGTTTTCTCTTGTAGCCACGGGACAGTAGTTCTAGATTTGCTTTTAAGGATCTGTCACAAGTAGGGGCCAGATGTCCCATGAATCTGTCTGCTTCTCCCCAGAATGATGTTCACATTATTTTAATTGTGCCCTGAATGATTCTGTAGCATCTCCAGAGCTGAAGCCAGCAGGGTAGAGAATCGAGCAGCTCTGTGGGACTCAATGACATTTCCAACGCTTTTAAATCAAGATGACCTTTCCCCACTGATGCATGCAGAAGGGTCCTGGCCTGTGGGCCTCTTCCTGGACAGATGACAGTTGCTGGCTGACCTGGCACTTCCTCAGAgtgcctctttctctccttctccagcTTGACCCCCTGGAAGGGATGTACAGGTCTGACAACCTTGGCATTGCTGTCTGATACTGGACAATTCCCAGGGGCCAGAGTGGACGGCAGGAGTGGAACCAAGTAACACAAAAGCGCCAGGTCAATGGCGTCCCTGCTAGTGGACAGTGGCAGTCCTCAGGGTGAAGGGCACTGGGTGGTCACCTTGAGGACCGTTCTCAGAGATGACTGCAGCAACCCTCAGGATCTGCACCCCCAGCCTTGGGGGCTGTCGGAGGTCCCCCAACATCCACATCCCACCCTGGAAGTCAAGTTCCCAGGGTTTCCCATGCAGCGAGCAAGTTACATAGCAGGCACTTCCTCCACACACCATCACCCTCACCCCCCAACATAGCCTTTTGGTTCTTACACTCAGATGTGAAGCAAGAAAACTCAGCTCTTGGCTTGGGAAAAGAGGGCGATCGATCCCTCTGCCAGGCAGATGAGCCCAGCCCAGGAGGGAAGGTGCAGAGTCAGCACTTGGCCTGCGCCCCTCACCATCAGCACTTGGTGAAAAAAGGACACGAGGCAGTTTCACGTGCCATCTGTACTAAGTGAGACATGGAAGGCAAGCGGTCTCCAGGGGATCCGCCCAGAACAGTGTGGGGGGTTACAAACGGGGGTGAGGGGGGCAAGTCCCCGTCTCAATGTGGTGCAGACCCTGAAATCTGCAAAGCAGACCATGGTCACCAACTGTGGGGAAAGTGCTGACCAGCAAAACAGCATGGCAACCCCGGGACCTCAACTGGGGGCCCCCAAACCTCCATATCAATTCAGCCCAACATCAGAGTGTGAGGGACTGATTACAGAGAATGGCACGGGTAAATCCTGAAAAAAAGTCAAGATGCTCGGATGTCAAGGTAGGAGGGTGGAGGGCACATGAGGGCAGTGGGCACCCCGTCCCCATCTCACACTTCCTGTTCCCGCTTCCTAATTCATGTTTTCAGAAATAGTGGTCTGCACAGAGCAGGGTTTCTGAGCAATCACACCTCACCATTTCCCcagtctgttttcttctctcaccCTCTGGAAGGTCACTGAACCAACAGAAAATACCAAAAGGAGGCTGCCCACGAAAGGCCAACCTGCAGTGCACATGGGAGGGTGCTCTTTGAGAGACAAAGCTGCTGTCTCCCATTGATTCCTCTTCCCTTTGGCAACACAAACTATGAGACTTGGTTCAATAGAAGGATTAAGTCACTTCTGTGCGTGGCTACACTCCCCTTATGAAAGcaggtgggaggtggagggatgGGGGGAAGGAGTGGAAGGAAGGCCCCGGCTGCCCCGTCCCATGCTGGCCTCCCACCCCCTGTGGGTTGGGGTCTCAGCTGAGCCCACCTTGTTCCGGAGCCGGTCGTTCTCGTCTCTGCACAGTGAGAACTGGCGCTTCCACTGCTCCACGCTGGCCGCTGACTCCTGCAGCGCCGAGGTCAGCCGCGCGTTGCTTTCTCTCAGGGTCTGCAGCTCAATCTCCCACTTCTTCACGTTGGCGGCACTGTGGGGCAGGGGCCAGGCGGTGACCGGGGTGGTAGGTGCCATCCACCCCACTGCCAGCCACCCCCTCAGCCCAGCCCTCAAGGCCACATCCTCTCCCTCCGTGGCCTGGCCACAAGGACCACGGGTCCCGCAGGCCTGGAGCTTCTCTTTAGTGGGAACATATTTGCCCCACTAAAGGGGCACCAATTTGCCCTGCTGGGTGATTTTTCTCAAGGCATCACTTCAGAAAGGACAGAATTctcagagaaggaagagatgaaaCTAAGAATGAACTGacccataaaaaagaacgaaataatgctACTGGCTGCaatatggatgcaactagagattctcatgctaagtgaagtgagttagaaaaa contains the following coding sequences:
- the HOMER2 gene encoding homer protein homolog 2 isoform X1, with the protein product MGEQPIFTTRAHVFQIDPSTKKNWVPASKQAVTVSYFYDVTRNSYRIISVDGAKVIINSTITPNMTFTKTSQKFGQWADSRANTVFGLGFSSEQQLTKFAEKFQEVKEAARLARDKSQEKIETSSNHSQASSVNGTDDEKASCAGPADTHLKSENDKLKIALTQSAANVKKWEIELQTLRESNARLTSALQESAASVEQWKRQFSLCRDENDRLRNKIDELEEQCSEINREKEKNTQLKRRIEELESELREKETELTDLRKQSEIIPQLMSECEYVSEKLEAAERDNQNLEDKVQSLKTDIEESKYRQRHLKVELKSFLEVLDGKIDDLHDFRRGLSKLGADN
- the HOMER2 gene encoding homer protein homolog 2 isoform X2, with translation MTFTKTSQKFGQWADSRANTVFGLGFSSEQQLTKFAEKFQEVKEAARLARDKSQEKIETSSNHSQASSVNGTDDEKASCAGPADTHLKSENDKLKIALTQSAANVKKWEIELQTLRESNARLTSALQESAASVEQWKRQFSLCRDENDRLRNKIDELEEQCSEINREKEKNTQLKRRIEELESELREKETELTDLRKQSEIIPQLMSECEYVSEKLEAAERDNQNLEDKVQSLKTDIEESKYRQRHLKVELKSFLEVLDGKIDDLHDFRRGLSKLGADN